A single window of Onychostoma macrolepis isolate SWU-2019 chromosome 16, ASM1243209v1, whole genome shotgun sequence DNA harbors:
- the zgc:171704 gene encoding ras-related and estrogen-regulated growth inhibitor-like protein has translation MVILVKPSPQLGSKAMDGNQHKVEANVLLLGAENVGKSALTVRFLTRRFIGEYGDIESIYSHIDKTDGREIALNIWDSLYPQSCETTESISDKQLQWADGVILVYSICDRSSFEVVRQQVQLIRQTRKLSASAPIIIVGNKRDLLHQRAVSSEEGRLFARSADCGFFEISAAETYHGVLLVFHEILDLIKESKALKKGMVGIKGIVRTVSAVFGKKRE, from the exons ATGGTTATTCTGGTCAAACCAAGTCCTCAGTTGGGCAGCAAAGCGATGGATGGAAATCAGCACAAAGTTGAGGCCAATGTTCTGCTGCTTGGAGCAGAAAATGTTGGGAAGTCAG cCCTCACTGTGCGATTTCTCACTAGAAGGTTCATCGGAGAATATGGGGATATCG AATCAATATACAGTCATATTGACAAAACAGATGGGCGAGAGATAGCCTTAAACATTTGGGACTCACTGTATCCACAG AGCTGTGAAACAACTGAATCCATCAGTGACAAGCAGCTGCAGTGGGCAGACGGTGTGATCCTGGTCTACAGCATCTGCGATCGCTCCAGCTTTGAGGTGGTCCGGCAACAGGTGCAGCTCATCCGGCAGACTAGGAAGCTGTCCGCATCTGCCCCGATCATCATCGTGGGGAACAAGCGAGACCTGCTGCATCAGAGAGCCGTGTCGAGCGAGGAGGGCAGACTGTTCGCCCGCTCGGCAGACTGCGGCTTCTTCGAGATCTCGGCGGCTGAAACCTACCACGGTGTGCTGCTGGTTTTTCACGAAATTCTGGACCTCATCAAGGAGTCCAAAGCACTTAAAAAGGGAATGGTCGGAATTAAGGGTATAGTCAGAACCGTGTCCGCAGTGTTTGGAAAGAAACGAGAGTGA